The proteins below come from a single Mytilus edulis chromosome 5, xbMytEdul2.2, whole genome shotgun sequence genomic window:
- the LOC139524189 gene encoding core-binding factor subunit beta-like isoform X3, with protein MNEVTSDSMLSFVANTLCCEVGNNNFRTMPRVVPDQRSSFDNDELFRKLSRECEVKYTGFRDRPTEERQLRFQTDCREGHAEIAFVATGTNIPLQFSSNAWSEREEDRLTTREFVDFDREPGKVHLKSQFILNGVCVIFRAALDLIRLDGVGSLDYDSDRAEAEDAMLREQVEQYNRRIRDFEIRQQQYRDQQDRRAEQEAEVVEALLCFSEERKS; from the exons ATGAATGAAGTGACCTCAGACAGCATGCTTTCATTTGTAGCGAACACGTTGTGTTGCGAAGTTGGAAATAATAATTTTAGAACTATGCCAAGAGTTGTCCCTGATCAAAGATCTTCGTTTGACAACGACGAACTATTTAGAAAATTAAGCAGAGAGTGTGAG GTAAAATACACAGGATTTAGGGATCGACCAACAGAGGAAAGACAACTTAGATTTCAAACTGATTGCAGGGAAGGACACGCAGAAATA GCATTTGTAGCGACAGGGACCAATATACCTCTCCAATTTTCATCTAATGCCTGGTCGGAACGTGAAGAAGACCGATTAACCACACGAGAGTTTGTAGATTTCGACAGAGAACCAGGAAAA GTACATTTAAAATCACAGTTCATATTGAACGGAGTATGTGTAATATTTAGAGCAGCATTAGATTTAATACGATTAGATGGTGTAGGCAGTTTAGATTACGACTCGGATAGAGCCGAG GCGGAAGATGCAATGCTCAGAGAACAAGTAGAACAATATAACAGAAGAATACGAGACTTTGAAATTCGACAACAACAATATCGTGATCAACAAGACCGAAGAGCTGAACAAGAGGCAGAGGTAGTTGAAGCCTTGTTGTGCTTTTCTGAAGAACGGAAGTCATAG
- the LOC139524189 gene encoding core-binding factor subunit beta-like isoform X2, with translation MNEVTSDSMLSFVANTLCCEVGNNNFRTMPRVVPDQRSSFDNDELFRKLSRECEVKYTGFRDRPTEERQLRFQTDCREGHAEIAFVATGTNIPLQFSSNAWSEREEDRLTTREFVDFDREPGKVHLKSQFILNGVCVIFRAALDLIRLDGVGSLDYDSDRAEAEDAMLREQVEQYNRRIRDFEIRQQQYRDQQDRRAEQEAETSRRSSRSSPAETSGSE, from the exons ATGAATGAAGTGACCTCAGACAGCATGCTTTCATTTGTAGCGAACACGTTGTGTTGCGAAGTTGGAAATAATAATTTTAGAACTATGCCAAGAGTTGTCCCTGATCAAAGATCTTCGTTTGACAACGACGAACTATTTAGAAAATTAAGCAGAGAGTGTGAG GTAAAATACACAGGATTTAGGGATCGACCAACAGAGGAAAGACAACTTAGATTTCAAACTGATTGCAGGGAAGGACACGCAGAAATA GCATTTGTAGCGACAGGGACCAATATACCTCTCCAATTTTCATCTAATGCCTGGTCGGAACGTGAAGAAGACCGATTAACCACACGAGAGTTTGTAGATTTCGACAGAGAACCAGGAAAA GTACATTTAAAATCACAGTTCATATTGAACGGAGTATGTGTAATATTTAGAGCAGCATTAGATTTAATACGATTAGATGGTGTAGGCAGTTTAGATTACGACTCGGATAGAGCCGAG GCGGAAGATGCAATGCTCAGAGAACAAGTAGAACAATATAACAGAAGAATACGAGACTTTGAAATTCGACAACAACAATATCGTGATCAACAAGACCGAAGAGCTGAACAAGAGGCAGAG